The following nucleotide sequence is from Paroedura picta isolate Pp20150507F chromosome 1, Ppicta_v3.0, whole genome shotgun sequence.
actcctccGATtagaaaaaaagcagctcttaGTCTTCTCTAGGCTGAGACAGTGagcggctcaaggtcacccaatgaatttcttgacagcctgggGAGAGATACCTGCGACTCTCAGTTCCTAGTCTAAAACTCTAATCACTGCATCATGCTGGTTCTTAAAGCTGTTCATGGTTTGACTCCAAAGTACTTGGAGAATTGTCTCCACCCATATGTTCCTGTCCACTGTAGTGCCTGTGGATGCCACATTGCCCACTGATGCATTCGCTGGTGTTCGTATCCTTCTGTAAAGCAAAAAAGGCAGGCTTGTTTTTCTTCCCCCTGATTGCGGCaggagtttctttttaaaaaagaaaagaaaaacaaaagcatccaggagacaTCATTGCCTTTTGGTCTGCAGggaggatgcttggcttggaaTCTGCACGCATGGCCCAGCTGCCCACTCATAATGGTCATTTTGTGACTGTTCATGCCtccgatggcagccattttgtggtggagcCTTTTCTCTGGCTCCCAGCAGGTTCTGACATACCTAACCTAGCTGAAGAAGGTTCTTTCACCTGCCACCGTCAAGTTGTTGATCTCCCCCCTTCCAGAGATTCATTTGTCTTGTAGGTCTCCTAGGATCTACTAAAGACCTATCTATTCTGGACAGtcttcgaccgtttatgcactgggaacttcactgccccagcttccatgcaggaacacaaatcgggggcggatgagatgcaccggaccaaatgctcccccatgtgagtacaggaagaggtggggcaacctgccatgactaaaactccagcctgcaacctggcatgaaacctccagtgcataaacggtcttcgaGCAAGCATtttacccctggtttaaagggttttttaaaactattttattgtgcttttatggTCTGGGTTTTAAAACTTTTGCTAATTTTTGCAAGTTGCTTGGGCCATGCCTGGCAcagaaaaagcagcatgtaaatatTGTCAGAAATGAATAAATGTAATGGAGGTAGATAGTGAGGATAAAGTGCCAAACCGcaggcctttcccttcccttgggGACCCAAAATCTGAGCCTGCACATTTCCCCAAAGTGTTGTAAAATCATCTTCCTGGGGCTAGTTTTTCCTATTAGAGGTCAGGGAATAACAGCTACAGGGTGAACATGCAGATGCAGTATGTGTATACTTCAGCACTGGAAAAGAGAAGAGCAAAGCAAATCCCCACCTTCTGGGGAGATTTCAGGACTGGTTTCTCCAGAAATGCAAAGTTACTCttcaagaaggaaggaaagaaaggagttGGTTGTTGTGGGGTTTCTGGGTTgtgtagttttagtccctggcatttcaCCACTaaatgtggctggcatcttcaaaggtaggatgctgcaagatgggaatctctctgtgcctaAGCGTGGACTGTATGAATAGTTGCTGGACATTTTATTTAacctgggtggagttcattagcaaatcCTTTAGGAAATGATTTTCTGTGTCTGGAttgagttcattagaaagtcaaTTAGTCAAGGTGTTGCCTGTTTTATCTGATGAATCCAGACACAGGGAAAGTGCTTCCTAGTTCCAGTTCATCCcttgggagactcccagataagattatacacacacacacacacacaccaagaagtaaataaaattgcCAGCCACTGTCCGCACATTctacactttggcatggagagattcctatcttgccatgttctacctgtgaaaatgccagccacagttacaggCAGAATGTCATGGActgaaactaccagaccacagccacccAGCCTGGAAAGCCCACGACAACCAGCTGATGCCAACTATGAAAATCTTTGACAATTCAAGGAAGAAGTTGTTTGCACCTGGGAAAGATTTCAGTGGGGTAGTCACGTGGCATCTAATGCTGTGGGCAATAGCTTACAAAAACTTCGGCTTTGTTAACTGTGCAATCCTTGCACTCTATTTTGCAGAATAAAACAGAGGACTAATGACACCTTAAGGtgaatcaatggacttagaagagtacAGCTCTGTTGATGACTGCACCCTTAATCCCTTTCAGAGCAATCCTAAAACAAGCCTACCCCaaagtaaatcccattttattcagggcTGCATAGTCTGAAGAACAATTTTAGGATTGTAGccttagcctttaaggtgctcccaAGACTCATTTCTATTTCTATGGCCTAGTGATCAAAATGAGATGCCACTTGGTGGTCCTTTATAACATTTTATAAAACTTGGTCAGGAACCCAGTTGACAGTGTACTTACCAGTTCTTTCCTTAGCCAGTTTAAAGCTTCGTCGATGTTCTCAAAGCCACTGATCCTTCGTGAGGCGAGTGCCACTTGCTCTTTGGAAGAGGCCCCGTTGATATGAACCTGCACCTCTCGAACGGGCACGCTTTCCTCGGGCGGCTTCCTGCCTTGGCTTTCCTCGGCTTCCTCAGGGGGTTGGGGGTGGCTCTTCCATGTCAGTTCTTCCAGCTTGGCCTTCCACTCCAAGTAAGAAGGCCTCCTCGTCTCCAgcctcagcttctctgtcagagctttcagattccTCAGATGGTCGTCAGAAGGCGGTCCGTCTCCAGTCTCGTAACCTGCACTGTCCAGCATTTCTTCAATCTGGATTTTTGGAAGAGGCATCTTATTCTCTGGTGGAATTTCATAAACATTCATGATAAGCGTGACTGTGGGATCCACAAACCGGACCACACCATTCACGAGACGATTCCTTGCTCAGAAGCTGCTTTGGACTGGTAACTTCAGGACTTAGCGGTTTTTCTCCCCCGCCAGCTCAGGACACTCCTTTTGGAAAAAGAGGGAACCATCTAAGCAGAAATACAAAGGCACATTGTTTTGTTTCAGCGGTGAATCGTCAGGAAAGAGGAACAGGCAAGAACCGAGAGCTTTCTTCTATGACCCGACctgaaaaaaatggaaacaggACACTTCTTCAGTTTTAACCATGCGGCGAAGAGACTTCAGAGCAGCTTTTGGATGGTGCTCTCGGGCAAGAGCAAACAGGCTCCCTGGCTTTCCCAAGGAACGGTTTGCTCTCGAGACCTGTCAGCCGCAGTGCTTCAGGCTATGAAGTGGATTATTACAGATGAGGTCAGAGAAAACGAAGCAATACTGTGGCACAGTCTTGCACAACTGTACTAATCCTTATCTTATTAACTGTGTATATCACGGCCTCAGCTTCCCATTGTTGATTCTTAGGGAGGCGCTGAGTTAATGACAGGGGAAGCAGCTTACTCGAGTCCATCAGTAAGAGCAGAGCCTGTTTCACTGGCATTGACTGATCTGTCGATGAGGAATGACAGCTAAATGTGTGAACTAGACAGATGAAACATAAACAGAACACGGGTGACATGTTAGCAATCTCCTCAGCTCTTTAAAAGAAACAACCCTGAAAAGACAAGAACCCCTTGTCAAAACAAGTGGAGGCATTTTGATGATTTGATGATTTTATTGAATGAGCGTGGTGAAATGGTTAtcagcagtagcttctaatccggcaagctgggtttgatttcccactctgccactcagaaccagctgggtgaccttgtgatagtcgcagttctgtcagagctctctcagccccacctgcctcacaaggtgtctgttttggagagaggaaggcaagctactttgagactccttttgggtagtgaaaagcagggtataaaaaccaactcttcatcatcatcatcatcatcatcatcatcatcatcatcatcatgttgtCACCTTCCCTGAGCTGCACAAGAAGGGTGGGTTTATAAGAACAAaggtttattattttttaaaatttaaaaaccatgAGCAGAAAAAAGCCAGGTGGGAGAGGATATTTAACTCTTTCTTGATCAAAACTGCCTCACACCAGAAGGTTTCCTAGGCACAGATGAGGTGGGGCATTTCTAATTATGGCAATGCCCCCTATTggagtttgcaaggcaagagatgtccagaggtgctttaccattgcctgccttggtgTAGCAACTATGGATGCCCTTGGTGGACTTCCTTCCAAATACGTAGggtcaaccctgctcagcttctgagctctgacaaggGACGGGAAGCAACATTGCCTGTATCTTTTCACTTGCAGAGAGAAAAGTAGTTTTGAAGCTGCAAAAAGCATGAGGAGAATGGACAAACGAGCCTCTTCCCACCTCTCCGTCTATAGATTTTTGGATTCCGATTGGCAGTTTACAATTTTACATATATTTTCTGGCTTTGGAATTTGCATTTCAAACCACCAATAAATCATTacaatattataatattaaaatccaaatagacttccttttttaaaaaaaagatgttatTCATACAACTCCTGAATACCATCTAACTCAGCCTATGTAGTATGTAACAGTGTGAAAAAAGCCTTTGAGATGTTGAAAGATAAGAAAATTCTGACAGTGGCAAAACGTGTTACAGCCCATTCACACATGCAAACAATCGCTCAGTAGTATGGTGAGCAAATGGAGAACATGCACGAGTAACAGGATTGCCACTTACTGGCAGGGAAAGATCACTCACCAGTACACCTCTTTCCTCGGCCACTACTCAAGGGAGCAGCAAAGGGGAAATGTGgtgggctggaggtgggggggagctgtCATGCAATGGACTGGCACTGCTTCCAGATAAAGAAACAGCAGAGATTTTACTGGGTGGTGCTCTCGgaatcccccaaatctctaaggtTTCTAGCCTTCCTAACAGGTCCCTGCAACTTGGTAATGTCATTTCATGGGTTTTGCCTGGTAATAACATCAGCACATTACATGATGTCTTTGCTTCCTAAAGCTCACCTCACCGACACCCCCCAGATGCTCCCAGGGGCTGCTGGCAGTCCTGTAAACTCTAACTGAATTGGTGATCCGGCATTTAGTATGTTTCAAACAGTGAAATTGAatcaagaagagttggggtttgaGTGTCATTAGCATTAAggtatggggtggggtgggggttgaggtcttttatttcctttttcacaTCATGTTGATTTGAAAAGGGAAGCAAAGTGACTTCTTCAAGGTCAAGCACTCAGGACTGTGGCTGAATTCGGAAGCATTTGAGCCCTGTTGTTCTAAGAGTGCACTGTAAAGCTAAACCATCTTATTGGCTACCTGGGAACATGCCCAGAAACGAACTCCTGGAACAGGACAAtacaaatgcattaaaaatgtaaTCTGAGTGGTCGGGCAATTCTCCAGCTTGCTGAGAACTTGCTGGGGCTCATGCAGTCCCAGCACTAAGTCTGTAATTATTCCTGAAGAATCTGTTCACAGAAAGAATTCACTTGAAAGTAAACTTCTGCAGAGAACATAGCTCTGCCTTCCTTGCCCAACACTGTTCTGTTTGGGCTTATGGTCTAAATGAgatgtgttgggacttttggacttggcttggtcttgagtccctccagagaaacagagctgcagagtaacagagcattttgaaagtatgcagttattagttacctttgtggatgaggcagagatccagactcacagtgctttgaggtttaaaagagagcaatctttaCTTGAAAGATTATACATAAAAGTATATTCATCTGcatcagtctccttactgaagcagaatacagAAGCTTAAAGAGTAATTACAAAAACAGTACATTGCAAGTCTTTTGGTGCTGCAACCAGGACTACATTCTACACATCAGATGGgagagagagctgagcctaatggaGGATACTTGCTTGCTTCCTTACAAGGTACATACTGATCTGCTGTGgaa
It contains:
- the FAM167A gene encoding protein FAM167A; amino-acid sequence: MNVYEIPPENKMPLPKIQIEEMLDSAGYETGDGPPSDDHLRNLKALTEKLRLETRRPSYLEWKAKLEELTWKSHPQPPEEAEESQGRKPPEESVPVREVQVHINGASSKEQVALASRRISGFENIDEALNWLRKELMEMRLQDQQLARQLMRLRSDINKLKIEQTCHLHRRMLNDATYELEERDELSDLLCDFPLTSSFSLSTPLKLIGVTKMNINSRRFSLC